One window of Deltaproteobacteria bacterium genomic DNA carries:
- a CDS encoding VOC family protein produces MKDRPFRILGLQQIALGAEDKSELSNLWVNLFGLSKVGDYESEKENVREDILELGQGPTKVEVDLMEPLDVDARPRVHQPALNHIGLWVDNLPVAYEWLEKSGVRFAPGGIRKGASGHDICFIHPRGNEDSPIGGAGVLIELVQAPEEVIAFMGQ; encoded by the coding sequence ATGAAAGACCGTCCATTTCGCATACTGGGTCTGCAACAGATTGCCTTAGGTGCAGAGGATAAATCCGAGCTTTCAAACCTTTGGGTAAACCTTTTCGGCTTGTCGAAGGTGGGTGATTACGAAAGCGAAAAAGAAAATGTGCGGGAGGATATTCTCGAACTTGGACAAGGGCCTACGAAGGTCGAGGTCGACCTCATGGAACCGTTGGATGTGGATGCTCGCCCTCGGGTGCATCAGCCTGCCTTGAACCATATAGGGCTCTGGGTAGACAATCTGCCGGTCGCTTACGAATGGTTAGAAAAAAGTGGCGTTCGGTTTGCACCGGGTGGGATTCGCAAGGGCGCTTCCGGTCACGATATTTGTTTTATCCATCCAAGAGGCAATGAGGATTCACCCATCGGTGGAGCTGGCGTTCTGATTGAGTTGGTCCAAGCTCCTGAAGAGGTGATTGCCTTTATGGGGCAGTAA
- a CDS encoding sulfatase-like hydrolase/transferase: MRISIFLLLLSVISLGGPAHATEVTGEGSPEASAIKHVVMLGIDGLSVDGLAKAKTPHLDKLTVGGVFLSRSRGVMPTKSAPNWSSILTGVYPSQHGIHSNQWWWFRFKRTQGYPTIFTALKNSRPQSEAIALYEWKQFGRLFKSAELKSSWWVKDRAKLTKELSNALSSGMPSLTVVHMLSADTAGHEHAWMSDEYIEGVEYADGQVGAIVELLKAKDALKDTLIVVATDHGGVGKGHGGDSETELYTPVIFNGPGIKKGLRLHGMTQNVDITATLYRTLGIQSEVALKGIPLKVIWE, from the coding sequence GTGCGGATATCTATATTCTTGTTGCTCTTGTCGGTAATTTCTCTCGGCGGTCCTGCTCATGCGACTGAAGTAACCGGAGAGGGTTCACCTGAGGCCTCGGCTATTAAGCATGTGGTGATGCTTGGAATCGATGGTCTCTCGGTTGATGGTTTGGCCAAAGCCAAGACACCTCATTTGGACAAATTGACCGTAGGAGGCGTATTCTTAAGTCGCAGTCGAGGCGTTATGCCAACCAAGAGTGCACCCAATTGGTCCTCCATTTTGACGGGAGTGTACCCGTCGCAGCATGGCATTCATTCTAATCAATGGTGGTGGTTTCGATTCAAACGAACTCAGGGCTATCCCACCATTTTTACCGCACTTAAGAATTCGCGACCTCAAAGCGAAGCCATCGCTCTCTATGAGTGGAAGCAGTTTGGGCGACTGTTTAAGTCAGCTGAATTAAAATCCAGTTGGTGGGTGAAGGATAGAGCGAAGCTTACGAAAGAGCTTTCCAATGCTCTTAGCTCAGGTATGCCAAGCCTCACGGTCGTTCATATGCTCAGTGCTGATACGGCGGGTCACGAGCATGCTTGGATGTCGGACGAATACATCGAAGGTGTAGAATATGCTGATGGCCAAGTGGGTGCCATTGTCGAACTTCTAAAAGCTAAGGACGCTCTTAAGGATACGCTGATTGTGGTGGCAACGGATCACGGCGGAGTGGGGAAGGGTCACGGCGGCGACAGCGAGACCGAGCTTTATACGCCTGTTATTTTTAATGGTCCGGGAATTAAAAAGGGGCTTCGTCTTCACGGTATGACCCAAAACGTGGATATCACGGCTACCCTTTATCGAACGTTGGGCATTCAATCTGAAGTTGCCCTTAAAGGAATTCCGCTCAAGGTTATTTGGGAGTAG
- a CDS encoding DUF1592 domain-containing protein, whose product MKNYLSIVAALALVVGCTESKSPFDSALTLDDVASPESYSIEDAGSSSLRRLTRSQFSESVRALLGDTIVVPKLSEPDTIEGGLLSIGASTTTFSPRGVETLESTAYSIAEQAVETGAHSSFLSCTAQGVVDDACTNSFIESFGKLAWRRPLTTAEVDEIRTVATLASQTLSSFEQGLVFAMAAILQSPYFLFRVELGPELAAGAQSEFTSFDLASRLSYFLWNATPDIELLNAAESGLLATREGLFTQASRLLEHPNARLGIRNFFSEQFQLQKLESYSKDPEIFEHFHNELGANAREETLQLLEYIVFDTNGDFRDSVTADYAFVNARLSALYGIPAPVKEGFGYTELTPESKRVGLLGQASFLGLHAHPVSSSATLRGRAVRNILLCQSVPAPPVDVDTSIPEPSGTTLTLRERVAEHLTEPGCAACHQFTDPIGLALENFDGIGRFRERDNGERIDASGDLDGARFEDMTGLAAAVREHPAFAPCMVRTLSHYAMGRVATQEERSWVSTLSDRFEGHGYRMKRLIMEFIMSPLFTKVGAPQEVEESP is encoded by the coding sequence TTGAAGAACTATCTTAGTATCGTCGCGGCACTTGCTTTAGTGGTCGGGTGTACTGAATCTAAGTCGCCTTTTGATTCAGCCTTAACGCTCGACGATGTAGCTTCGCCGGAATCCTATTCGATTGAAGACGCAGGCAGTAGCTCCTTGCGGCGTCTTACACGAAGCCAATTCAGTGAAAGTGTACGGGCCTTACTCGGGGATACCATTGTTGTCCCTAAATTATCAGAACCGGACACCATAGAAGGTGGCTTACTGTCAATTGGAGCGTCAACCACAACTTTCAGTCCGCGTGGTGTCGAAACGCTTGAGTCCACCGCGTATTCTATTGCCGAGCAAGCCGTTGAAACAGGCGCCCATTCTAGCTTCCTCTCGTGCACGGCGCAGGGTGTCGTCGACGATGCTTGTACGAATAGTTTTATCGAGTCCTTTGGGAAGCTAGCTTGGCGACGGCCGTTGACGACAGCGGAGGTTGATGAGATTCGCACGGTGGCAACGCTTGCCTCTCAAACGCTTAGCAGTTTCGAGCAGGGCCTTGTGTTTGCGATGGCCGCGATTCTTCAATCGCCATATTTTCTCTTTCGCGTTGAGCTTGGACCAGAACTCGCAGCCGGGGCTCAAAGTGAATTTACGAGCTTCGATTTAGCGTCTCGTCTGAGCTATTTTTTATGGAATGCCACTCCAGACATTGAGCTTCTCAACGCTGCCGAGAGTGGTCTCCTTGCAACCCGTGAAGGCCTCTTTACTCAAGCAAGTCGGCTTTTAGAGCATCCGAATGCTCGCCTTGGGATTCGTAACTTCTTCTCCGAACAATTTCAGCTCCAGAAGCTGGAATCTTACTCAAAAGACCCTGAGATCTTTGAACATTTTCACAACGAATTGGGTGCCAATGCTCGCGAGGAAACCTTGCAGCTTTTGGAGTATATTGTCTTTGATACAAACGGAGATTTTAGAGATAGCGTGACGGCGGACTATGCATTCGTAAATGCTCGCCTCTCGGCTCTATATGGAATTCCGGCTCCAGTAAAAGAAGGGTTCGGTTACACGGAGCTTACTCCGGAGAGCAAGCGTGTTGGACTATTAGGTCAGGCATCGTTTCTCGGGCTACATGCTCACCCAGTGTCATCTTCAGCGACGCTTCGTGGAAGGGCTGTTCGAAATATTCTTCTCTGCCAGTCAGTTCCTGCGCCGCCTGTAGATGTCGACACATCCATTCCTGAGCCAAGTGGTACCACGCTTACACTAAGAGAGCGCGTTGCGGAGCACCTTACCGAACCAGGTTGCGCTGCTTGTCACCAATTTACAGATCCTATTGGTCTAGCTCTTGAGAACTTTGATGGCATAGGGCGATTTCGTGAGAGAGATAACGGTGAAAGAATAGACGCCTCGGGTGACCTCGATGGTGCCAGGTTTGAAGATATGACCGGGCTGGCTGCGGCTGTTCGGGAGCACCCGGCGTTTGCGCCGTGCATGGTTCGAACTTTATCCCATTATGCGATGGGTCGAGTGGCTACTCAAGAAGAGAGAAGCTGGGTAAGCACTTTGTCAGATAGATTTGAAGGACACGGCTACCGTATGAAGAGACTCATCATGGAGTTCATTATGAGCCCACTTTTTACTAAAGTGGGTGCGCCGCAGGAAGTCGAGGAGTCACCATGA
- a CDS encoding DUF1552 domain-containing protein, with product MKSKSLNRRTFLKGALAGATVSIGLPPLEAFLNSNGTAYASGSGFPKRFGLFYWGNGVHPDLWVPEDTGVDWTLSQQLTPFADLKSNIAVLTGFEVRTPNDDPHLSGPAGLLSGAAVLNPNSDNKVFQRPSIDQVLAAEIGGETRFRSLEVGIEPGTSGLSYIGPESRNPPECDPALFFERIFGAGFTAPGDDPIVDPKLALRRSVLDVVMGNVNELNKRLSASDKIRVDMHLSAIRDLELRIARMEEDPPSLAACSRPAAAVTPADINGRPDMKQRSALMTELSVMAYACDLTRVLSYYYSDGVSNCLYPNATAGHHQLTHDEPGDMPQVQMITESIMEDFAAYLSALRAVPEGDGNLLDNSLILGTTDVSYARTHQIDEYPLIVAGTAGGAVQTGFHYRSSTSENASKIPFTILNAMGVLSDEWGLDDGRVNSGVGAMEL from the coding sequence ATGAAAAGTAAGAGCTTAAACCGCAGAACGTTTCTCAAGGGTGCTCTGGCCGGAGCAACCGTTAGCATTGGTCTTCCGCCACTGGAGGCTTTTTTAAACAGTAACGGTACGGCCTATGCGTCGGGTTCAGGTTTCCCGAAAAGGTTTGGCCTCTTTTACTGGGGTAACGGTGTGCATCCGGACCTTTGGGTACCTGAAGATACAGGTGTTGACTGGACGCTTTCGCAACAACTCACTCCATTTGCTGATTTAAAGAGCAACATCGCGGTACTAACTGGTTTCGAGGTGCGTACGCCCAATGATGACCCACACCTATCAGGGCCAGCTGGGCTCCTCTCAGGCGCAGCGGTCCTAAACCCCAACAGTGATAACAAGGTTTTTCAACGTCCTTCCATCGACCAGGTTTTGGCCGCTGAGATTGGTGGAGAAACCAGGTTTCGGTCACTTGAGGTTGGTATTGAGCCGGGTACATCTGGGCTCTCCTATATCGGGCCCGAAAGTAGAAACCCACCAGAGTGTGATCCTGCCTTGTTCTTTGAGAGAATCTTCGGCGCTGGCTTTACAGCGCCAGGTGATGACCCCATCGTGGATCCAAAGCTTGCCTTAAGGCGAAGCGTGCTCGATGTGGTGATGGGGAACGTAAACGAGTTGAACAAGCGGTTGAGTGCTTCGGATAAGATTCGGGTGGATATGCACCTCTCGGCCATTCGTGACTTGGAGTTACGGATTGCTCGAATGGAGGAGGATCCACCAAGCCTTGCTGCTTGCTCAAGACCTGCTGCGGCGGTAACGCCTGCGGATATCAATGGTCGACCGGATATGAAGCAGCGTTCTGCATTGATGACAGAACTTTCAGTGATGGCTTATGCTTGTGACCTTACGCGAGTGCTTAGTTATTATTACTCCGACGGCGTTAGTAATTGTCTGTATCCGAACGCTACTGCAGGCCATCATCAGCTTACGCATGATGAGCCCGGGGATATGCCACAGGTGCAAATGATTACTGAAAGTATCATGGAAGATTTTGCCGCTTATCTATCGGCGCTGCGGGCTGTTCCTGAAGGGGATGGCAATCTCTTGGATAACAGTCTTATTCTAGGAACCACCGACGTGTCTTACGCACGTACTCACCAAATCGATGAGTACCCACTGATTGTGGCAGGAACAGCGGGCGGGGCAGTGCAAACAGGTTTCCATTACCGCTCGAGTACGAGTGAGAATGCTTCCAAAATCCCGTTCACTATTTTGAACGCGATGGGTGTATTGAGTGATGAGTGGGGGCTGGATGACGGCCGAGTTAATTCGGGTGTGGGAGCAATGGAACTATGA
- a CDS encoding GMC family oxidoreductase, whose translation MIIEPHTIEKDLEVSADVCIIGSGSGGAVAAAKLAEAGLSVICLEAGGHYNAQDFDSTERSMTKLYAEKGLRASNDLSLVILTGSNLGGGTTINWMLCFRTPDYVLEEWEQDFKLEGFTSAEMKPLFEEVEGVINASYTAHHHHNWNNHSLLAGGKKLGFNAYNVPRNADGCQRTGACSYGCPFNAKQGALLTYIPRAMKAGAKFYTNCRVGKIVHKQGVYANVEGVIHDRETGAPRANIKVKSKVLVTAAGALDTAALLLRSDVPNPSGVLGESFFCHPVVALASHYEKAANPFYGIPQSTTVDFFQINDIGSGYKLEGAPVFPALGATAAPGFGRFHKDFMRNLNHYATQIVLVRDRTPHASIGVKPNGMPSVDYALSDNEIFSFRHGMKNLARINFEMGANHIYTIATTPTRLDSLKDLDKLDGMSFSPNDYTLLTAHQMATCPMGEDKSKTVIDSNGEYRGVKNLFVMDGSVFPNAPGVNPMVSIMGFSTRLANKLISNRAKYFS comes from the coding sequence ATGATTATAGAGCCCCATACTATTGAAAAAGACCTAGAGGTCTCCGCCGACGTTTGTATTATCGGCAGCGGCTCGGGTGGAGCTGTCGCGGCAGCCAAACTCGCGGAGGCTGGACTCTCAGTAATCTGCTTAGAGGCCGGTGGTCACTACAACGCGCAAGATTTTGATTCCACTGAACGAAGCATGACCAAGCTTTATGCAGAAAAAGGATTACGAGCGTCCAACGACCTATCTCTGGTCATTCTAACAGGCAGTAATCTAGGCGGCGGAACAACCATCAACTGGATGCTCTGCTTTAGAACTCCCGACTATGTGCTCGAAGAATGGGAACAAGACTTCAAGCTTGAGGGATTCACATCTGCAGAGATGAAGCCCCTATTCGAAGAGGTGGAAGGTGTAATCAATGCATCCTACACGGCTCACCACCACCACAACTGGAACAATCATTCGCTCCTCGCCGGCGGGAAGAAACTAGGCTTCAACGCTTACAACGTCCCCCGAAATGCCGACGGCTGTCAGCGTACAGGGGCCTGCAGCTACGGTTGTCCATTCAATGCCAAGCAAGGCGCATTGCTCACCTACATACCAAGAGCGATGAAGGCAGGGGCCAAATTTTACACGAATTGCAGAGTTGGAAAAATCGTCCATAAGCAAGGTGTATATGCCAATGTGGAAGGCGTCATTCACGATAGGGAAACGGGCGCGCCACGAGCCAACATCAAGGTAAAATCAAAGGTATTGGTCACCGCCGCCGGTGCTCTTGATACAGCGGCACTTCTGCTTCGAAGCGACGTACCCAATCCCAGTGGCGTATTGGGCGAAAGCTTCTTCTGTCATCCCGTGGTTGCTCTCGCGAGTCATTATGAGAAAGCGGCCAATCCTTTTTACGGCATACCTCAATCCACTACGGTAGACTTTTTCCAAATCAACGACATCGGCAGTGGTTACAAACTGGAGGGCGCGCCAGTATTCCCTGCGCTTGGAGCCACTGCTGCCCCCGGCTTTGGCCGTTTCCATAAAGACTTCATGCGAAACCTAAACCATTACGCCACACAAATTGTATTGGTCAGAGACCGCACACCCCATGCATCTATCGGAGTCAAACCCAATGGTATGCCGTCTGTTGACTATGCGCTTAGTGACAATGAAATATTCTCATTTCGACACGGCATGAAAAACTTAGCACGAATCAACTTTGAGATGGGCGCCAACCACATCTACACCATCGCCACCACACCGACCCGCCTCGACTCCCTCAAAGACCTCGACAAGCTTGATGGGATGTCATTCTCACCTAACGACTATACCTTGCTCACCGCTCACCAAATGGCCACCTGCCCCATGGGAGAGGACAAGAGCAAAACAGTCATTGATAGCAATGGTGAATACCGAGGTGTCAAAAATCTATTCGTTATGGATGGCTCTGTGTTTCCAAACGCACCTGGCGTTAACCCAATGGTCTCCATCATGGGGTTCTCTACACGCTTGGCTAATAAGCTGATTTCAAACCGGGCCAAGTATTTCTCTTAA
- a CDS encoding gluconate 2-dehydrogenase subunit 3 family protein, producing MNQNVKGTSRRAFLKQTISGVVLLGASETLLTGCAAPAHLVKKYELTKRFALNPAELVTLEAIAETLIPTLEKGEPTIQDVGVVARVDEMISWRDEAIQDEFRQLLAIFDSGFVSLFFNGIPKRFISCSPEQREAVLESWATSMLPIRRQGFMAVKRLCNIAYWTDERTWKYCGYDGPMGYLQYDTPFAPEEISPEPESPKTETTSEEQAG from the coding sequence ATGAATCAAAATGTTAAAGGCACAAGTCGGCGTGCCTTTTTAAAACAGACGATAAGCGGTGTTGTACTGCTGGGAGCATCTGAGACCTTGCTCACGGGTTGTGCGGCCCCCGCCCACCTCGTGAAAAAGTACGAACTCACCAAGCGATTTGCACTTAATCCGGCCGAGCTCGTAACCTTGGAAGCCATCGCGGAAACCCTCATTCCCACTCTCGAAAAAGGTGAGCCAACCATTCAGGATGTGGGCGTCGTGGCTCGCGTTGACGAAATGATTTCTTGGCGTGATGAGGCAATTCAAGACGAGTTTAGACAGCTGCTCGCGATATTCGACAGCGGCTTTGTCAGCCTTTTCTTTAATGGTATCCCAAAACGCTTCATATCATGTTCCCCGGAACAACGAGAGGCTGTTCTAGAAAGCTGGGCGACCAGCATGCTGCCCATACGGCGACAAGGATTTATGGCCGTCAAACGCCTCTGCAATATCGCCTACTGGACAGACGAGAGAACCTGGAAGTACTGCGGATACGATGGCCCCATGGGCTATCTTCAATATGACACTCCCTTTGCGCCCGAGGAAATTTCACCTGAACCTGAAAGCCCGAAAACCGAAACGACCTCTGAGGAGCAGGCAGGATGA